From a region of the Phragmitibacter flavus genome:
- a CDS encoding TolC family protein, with protein sequence MMKNSFFYVLVSCSALTGCALKTPPGWSDILTDRAKGKIPDQWTGTTQSGPVVPNWIRGFGDPRLTKLVQQALERNPDLVAAAAKVEASQAAVRIARAALYPRVAGGAIGERHGRELSGDLGLGLDAPNLGGLGRGVETAGADTRSIDSSSQQWVYGLGIGASWEADVWGRVRNKRAAAKSDSEALAADYEFARQSLAAQTARAWFSAIEASQQAANARETLSLYDDFLKLFEVRKEQGVASDFEMAQVNTRVAGAKDVLHTAEGAREQAVRAIEVLVGEYPAGNLKTSSQFPSLPRNVPAGLPSQLLERRPDVIAAERRVAAAFHRAKEAKAARLPRFALTATGGIGSAQLDGVGALDSFMWTLGSSVTQPIFFGGELKAVEDVRKAEQRAAMAAYTGTALRAFEDVETSLTNERTLRLREGVLSEMVTASGETVRLSRDQFDTGKADMFVVLRLSGESLAAKIQLAQIRASRLRERVNLHLALGGGFSAEKSDK encoded by the coding sequence ATGATGAAAAACTCTTTCTTTTATGTCCTCGTGTCGTGTTCGGCACTTACTGGCTGCGCTTTAAAAACGCCGCCGGGATGGTCCGACATTCTGACGGATCGTGCCAAGGGAAAAATTCCCGATCAATGGACCGGAACGACCCAAAGCGGCCCCGTGGTGCCTAACTGGATTCGCGGTTTCGGCGATCCACGCCTTACCAAATTAGTTCAACAAGCGCTGGAGAGAAATCCCGATCTCGTGGCCGCCGCCGCAAAGGTCGAAGCTTCACAAGCCGCCGTGCGCATTGCCCGCGCAGCCCTCTATCCCCGTGTGGCCGGTGGTGCCATCGGTGAACGCCACGGACGCGAGCTAAGTGGAGACCTCGGACTCGGATTGGATGCGCCAAACCTTGGCGGTCTGGGCCGTGGAGTGGAAACCGCAGGAGCGGACACTCGCAGCATCGACAGTTCCTCGCAGCAATGGGTCTATGGTCTTGGAATTGGTGCCTCATGGGAGGCTGATGTGTGGGGCCGCGTGCGCAACAAACGTGCCGCCGCGAAAAGCGATAGCGAAGCCCTCGCTGCCGACTACGAATTTGCCCGGCAATCACTGGCAGCCCAAACCGCGCGCGCCTGGTTTTCCGCCATTGAAGCCTCTCAACAAGCCGCCAACGCTCGCGAAACGCTTTCCCTCTACGATGACTTCCTGAAGCTGTTCGAAGTTCGTAAAGAACAAGGAGTGGCCAGCGACTTCGAAATGGCCCAAGTCAATACTCGCGTGGCCGGAGCCAAGGATGTGCTGCATACCGCCGAAGGCGCAAGAGAGCAGGCCGTGCGGGCTATCGAGGTTCTTGTCGGCGAATATCCCGCAGGCAATCTCAAGACCAGCAGTCAGTTCCCATCCCTTCCGCGCAACGTCCCTGCTGGATTGCCTTCGCAATTGCTGGAGCGCCGTCCTGATGTGATCGCTGCGGAACGCCGTGTGGCAGCCGCGTTTCACCGCGCCAAGGAAGCCAAGGCAGCGCGCCTGCCACGCTTCGCTTTAACGGCAACCGGAGGCATCGGATCCGCCCAGCTTGATGGAGTGGGCGCACTGGATTCGTTCATGTGGACCCTAGGCTCCAGTGTCACCCAACCCATCTTCTTCGGCGGTGAACTCAAAGCGGTAGAGGACGTTCGCAAAGCCGAGCAGAGAGCAGCCATGGCAGCCTACACCGGCACGGCATTGCGGGCATTTGAGGATGTGGAAACGTCACTGACCAACGAACGCACCCTGCGCCTTCGCGAGGGTGTCCTTTCCGAAATGGTAACTGCTAGCGGTGAAACCGTGCGGCTCTCCCGCGACCAGTTCGATACCGGCAAGGCCGACATGTTCGTCGTGCTGCGTCTCTCCGGAGAGTCTCTGGCAGCTAAAATTCAGCTCGCCCAAATCCGCGCCTCGCGTTTGCGCGAACGGGTGAATCTTCACTTGGCCTTGGGCGGCGGATTCAGCGCTGAAAAGTCCGACAAGTAA
- a CDS encoding DUF2092 domain-containing protein codes for MKRFPFLHAILALVGGSFLASCASTTSMAKLDPKTDSVLQAMSDKLASAKTIRVKATRETSSGFYAGAPVAERATGSVVVRRPGQLLANAKTSLGARTIGFDNGTLTLIDHTSDTHSIVKASADLDGAVRQIQHTYGFIPPVAELLVNDPHTFLLEGVTSVKYIGLDKVGGVECDHMAFEQEGFAWELWVAKADSLPRQISVTHPNGEGGAPLKMSATMTQWELDASVTDSDLTAKIPSGSRAIEMIPLAD; via the coding sequence ACCACATCGATGGCCAAGCTCGATCCGAAAACGGATTCAGTGCTTCAAGCCATGTCCGATAAACTTGCCTCGGCGAAGACCATCCGCGTAAAGGCTACCCGCGAAACTTCTTCAGGATTCTACGCCGGAGCACCCGTCGCCGAACGTGCCACCGGAAGCGTCGTTGTGCGCAGACCCGGTCAACTGCTGGCAAATGCCAAGACGAGTTTGGGAGCTCGCACCATCGGCTTCGACAATGGCACGCTGACCTTGATTGATCACACATCAGACACCCACAGCATTGTCAAAGCGTCCGCCGATCTCGATGGAGCGGTGAGACAAATCCAGCACACTTATGGTTTCATCCCGCCCGTGGCTGAACTGCTGGTCAACGATCCGCACACCTTTTTGTTGGAAGGCGTCACATCAGTCAAATACATCGGCCTCGACAAAGTTGGCGGAGTGGAGTGCGACCACATGGCCTTCGAACAGGAAGGTTTTGCTTGGGAACTGTGGGTGGCCAAAGCCGACAGCCTGCCACGTCAAATCTCCGTTACCCATCCCAACGGCGAAGGCGGCGCTCCTTTGAAGATGTCGGCGACCATGACGCAATGGGAGTTGGATGCCTCCGTGACCGACAGTGACCTCACCGCCAAAATCCCTTCTGGAAGTCGGGCCATTGAAATGATCCCTCTGGCTGATTGA
- a CDS encoding HlyD family secretion protein has translation MEILLLLIYSFFVWLIFFRFKWLPWTFVSQVIVVTLPVVGLMMTILLLNIFAPSSHDVRVINYVVQIVPRVSGRVVDVPIEPDRPISKGQVLFKIDPTPYEQQAKSLEAKTVRLKGAVVVAEAAQRQLELQLQSVIAKKQAVEANVELARKRESQTKELADRGAGSKFDWEKALSDLKALEAELASAVASESQVVQQLAAKMPDGELATIAQARAELAAAEADLAEAKWKVAECTVFAPTDGTAVNLQLREGSTVTAFPTMPSLSFVENKQWVLMLFSQNELRTIKSGNEAEISLHTHPNRIFKCKVDSIIWASGTGQLPISGTIPGQMTQPMPAGKFAVRLLLDGKDKDVLLAAGASGAGAVFTDSGAMLHIIRKVMVRVGTKLDWLILKLH, from the coding sequence ATGGAAATCCTTTTACTACTCATCTATTCATTTTTCGTCTGGCTCATCTTCTTCAGGTTTAAGTGGCTGCCCTGGACTTTTGTTAGTCAGGTGATCGTGGTTACCCTGCCCGTGGTCGGGTTGATGATGACGATTCTTCTACTTAACATTTTCGCTCCTTCGTCCCATGATGTGCGGGTCATCAATTATGTGGTGCAGATCGTGCCGCGAGTCTCAGGTCGTGTGGTTGACGTGCCCATTGAGCCAGATCGTCCCATCAGCAAGGGTCAGGTGCTTTTCAAAATTGATCCCACGCCGTATGAGCAGCAAGCCAAGTCGCTTGAGGCAAAAACGGTGCGACTCAAAGGAGCCGTCGTGGTCGCAGAAGCGGCACAACGACAGTTGGAGCTTCAGCTTCAATCGGTCATAGCAAAGAAACAAGCCGTTGAAGCCAATGTAGAGCTCGCGCGCAAGCGCGAAAGCCAAACCAAGGAACTGGCGGATCGTGGTGCAGGATCGAAGTTTGACTGGGAAAAGGCCTTGTCGGATCTGAAAGCTCTGGAAGCGGAACTCGCCTCTGCGGTAGCCAGCGAATCACAAGTCGTCCAACAACTCGCCGCCAAGATGCCTGATGGTGAACTGGCGACCATTGCCCAGGCGCGTGCCGAGCTGGCAGCAGCAGAGGCGGATCTCGCCGAAGCAAAATGGAAAGTAGCCGAATGCACCGTATTTGCCCCCACCGACGGCACAGCGGTGAACCTTCAACTTCGCGAGGGTTCAACGGTCACCGCGTTCCCCACCATGCCGTCGCTCAGCTTTGTGGAGAACAAACAATGGGTGCTGATGCTCTTCAGCCAAAATGAGCTGCGCACCATCAAGTCCGGCAACGAAGCGGAAATCTCCCTCCACACGCATCCCAACCGCATTTTTAAATGCAAGGTGGATTCGATCATCTGGGCCTCCGGCACAGGTCAGTTGCCCATCTCAGGAACCATCCCCGGACAAATGACGCAACCCATGCCCGCTGGAAAATTTGCGGTTCGGCTTTTGCTTGATGGCAAGGACAAGGATGTTTTGCTTGCCGCAGGTGCCTCAGGTGCCGGTGCCGTGTTCACTGATTCGGGTGCCATGCTCCACATCATTCGCAAGGTCATGGTCCGTGTCGGCACCAAGCTGGATTGGCTGATTCTCAAACTTCACTAA
- a CDS encoding DUF3302 domain-containing protein: MKPFNFIRRHFFVFSAGLLACPASAHASLFKGEALDKVAEGMSWLALIIAPIVLIGVFLILHIMPEKIAEKKKHPQTPAIQCLCLLSLFFGGLLWPLAWLWAYSKPVLHKLAYGTDVDESVGHHGNKKDAPLVANDETQKLRDQIATLEAQLAASNLKGRKA; the protein is encoded by the coding sequence ATGAAGCCGTTTAACTTTATCCGTCGCCATTTTTTTGTCTTTAGTGCTGGCTTGCTAGCTTGCCCCGCTTCAGCGCACGCCTCATTGTTTAAAGGTGAAGCACTCGACAAAGTCGCCGAAGGCATGAGCTGGCTGGCACTCATCATTGCACCCATTGTGCTGATCGGAGTGTTCCTTATTCTGCACATCATGCCTGAAAAGATCGCGGAGAAAAAGAAACATCCGCAAACGCCAGCCATCCAATGCCTGTGCCTGCTGTCGCTGTTTTTCGGTGGACTGCTATGGCCCCTAGCCTGGCTTTGGGCCTACTCAAAACCCGTCCTGCATAAACTGGCTTACGGCACCGATGTCGATGAAAGCGTCGGCCATCATGGCAATAAAAAAGACGCACCTCTTGTGGCCAATGACGAGACCCAAAAACTTCGCGATCAGATCGCGACACTCGAAGCACAACTTGCCGCCAGCAACCTCAAAGGGAGGAAAGCATAA